The following are encoded together in the Drosophila takahashii strain IR98-3 E-12201 chromosome X, DtakHiC1v2, whole genome shotgun sequence genome:
- the dec gene encoding defective chorion protein, FC177 isoform isoform X1 produces MRLHSLLPLLALLAVQAVAQSDTITAEDPPKDAGSKTNSSTETRLRYPSNDEILGQMPPISPIRTGNPQMDAFYMMFPALGSLLRWGSLFPAYSILGAIPDGLQPTAAASKVVLVLAEDATAKTRVARQNPAVPNPFPLLTNWPSLPQEFQIPNMDFAPQVGAFLAQMPQMPAMPALLGAAAPNPAPVAPAPAAPAAASPAAPDAPPAPAAASPETTFQQSLLGQMQSIMNPANFDATTLLGQGIPALAPIPANMDFVSQMQKQFFPQMSSPASVAQASDISEVRVRPEMAQLAQQKIKATLEKEQEKQEDQEQVPLLWFRMPSGGEGQDATEEKTLEDLRVEAKLRAFERQVIAELKMLQKIELLAKQMRSNAAQSGDPSYRISYPLSRTPVHKITRADIEQALRDDYVRRLVNKEAQRKARNSGAGGQKRQAKAQDQQQLSKEDIVQIMAYAYRMANEQMEGEKGKQDKMYAAYRTGENQAAQQKQTQEMMQQQQRQWSEDQAKIEKNQQPMMQQQPRQMMPDQQQIQQNPMMQQQRQWTEEQARIQKERQWTEDQAKIQQGPMVMQQRQWTEEQARSQQMAQQAPMMMQQRQMEAQPNPMMMQQMQQRQWTEDPQVVQQMQQRHWAEENEHPGIHPQMMMQQRQWSEEQAKIEQQNAMMMQQMQQRQWSEEQAKIQQQQQQERQMMKQRQWAEENPQMMMQQQQQQRMEDPEQNMPNNQEMDEPTVGDAGPQMPENEGIARHKVDSLGLGGNKRKKSKSAGHTVVNYYYSAPAQRPAVQNYGSSYGTSYGGGGYGSNAYGVPAYPASSGYQSQGYRAAVGNDEVDDMLRRHQTMARTINPQQPGQVGGSESSSNPPLATTPAPQEQSQSPQPQEHRVHKRLAIFHRFGRGLGDGQGNSTAKGCGCGRLDCRCGRSCQCGRSRGSQRSRCQCKLNRRSKRSVEYGTLETIDEGSLNELRREYKLGLKEITLSPDEDPAEALMRYNAASIREALERASMEPLEIGGDQYEEGQEQQEPVQQEEVEQVQHDSQYNHRDFVRLTTSTAAPTMSTTSSTEATTTSGGRDSTSEATPSTTTESGGPKDEDSEMQQDSVAHESSHVTKSISKQEQEIHHLHTIVDELKVELIKLNLRCSQIISNNVTKEEPPKEEEKQEQTTVEQEEEQEEEEEGTSTTTSTSACTTTTTTETPPPKAEPKSNAIYGPSNKLDYEDDTNWQRILANRGYDTDYLTKSHEAQFSQGQNLEMTKPCNYENNASQEYSPYPEFQADEPTNADTEGKAKRALSVKQQAQLLNAALNDSGGSDSSDASPTTPTPYAMRGKFVRRRSTARRIPSPRITKETNDGWVRSTRQVRTPQRPKKKVTTSSQVTTQATVSSTKLDSLVDVLKDLLRLQIQREKKSSLLRSQSNPSKTPTTKSIKPIKVIKRKRLRRRQHKPMATTIRSSIQPKA; encoded by the exons ATGAGATTGCACAGCCTGCTGCCGCTCCTGGCGCTCCTTGCCGTCCAGGCGGTTGCCCAAAGTGATACGATCACCGCGGAAGATCCACCCAAGGATGCCGGTTCGAAGACCAATTCCTCCACGGAAACCAGACTGAGGTATCCCTCCAACGATGAG ATCCTCGGCCAGATGCCTCCCATCTCGCCCATCCGCACTGGCAATCCCCAGATGGACGCCTTCTACATGATGTTCCCGGCTCTGGGCAGCCTCCTCCGTTGGGGCAGCCTCTTCCCGGCCTACTCCATCCTGGGCGCCATTCCCGATGGCCTGCAGCCCACGGCGGCGGCCTCCAAGGTGGTGCTCGTCCTGGCCGAGGATGCCACGGCCAAGACGCGAGTGGCTCGTCAGAATCCTGCTGTACCGAATCCTTTTCCCCTGCTGACGAACTGGCCTAGTCTGCCGCAGGAGTTCCAAATACCCAACATGGACTTTGCACCTCAAGTGGGCGCCTTTTTGGCCCAAATGCCGCAGATGCCGGCGATGCCTGCCCTCCTGGGTGCCGCTGCTCCAAATCCTGCTCCCGTTGCTCCAGCTCCAGCTGCTCCGGCAGCAGCTTCTCCAGCTGCTCCAGATGCTCCACCAGCTCCGGCAGCCGCATCTCCAGAAACTACCTTCCAACAATCGCTGCTTGGTCAAATGCAAAGCATCATGAATCCGGCCAACTTTGATGCCACCACTCTACTGGGTCAGGGAATACCTGCATTGGCTCCAATCCCTGCCAACATGGACTTTGTTTCCCAAATGCAGAAGCAATTCTTCCCACAAATGTCTTCACCTGCTTCCGTTGCCCAGGCCTCCGACATTTCCGAGGTGCGAGTGCGTCCCGAGATGGCTCAGTTGGCCCAGCAGAAGATCAAGGCGACACTGGAGAAGGAGCAAGAGAAGCAGGAGGATCAGGAGCAGGTGCCACTCCTCTGGTTCCGAATGCCCAGCGGCGGCGAGGGTCAGGATGCGACGGAGGAGAAGACACTGGAGGATCTGCGGGTGGAGGCCAAGCTGCGGGCCTTCGAGCGCCAGGTGATAGCCGAGCTGAAGATGCTGCAGAAGATCGAGCTGCTGGCCAAGCAGATGCGTTCGAATGCCGCCCAGTCGGGAGATCCCAGCTACAGGATCAGCTATCCGCTGAGTCGCACGCCCGTTCACAAGATCACACGTGCGGATATCGAGCAGGCTCTGCGGGATGACTACGTGCGGCGATTGGTCAACAAGGAGGCCCAACGCAAGGCCAGGAACTCGGGAGCCGGTGGCCAGAAGCGACAGGCCAAGGCCCAGGATCAGCAGCAGCTGTCCAAGGAGGACATTGTCCAGATCATGGCCTATGCCTATCGCATGGCCAACGAGCAGATGGAGGGTGAGAAGGGCAAGCAGGACAAGATGTACGCGGCCTACAGGACGGGCGAGAATCAGGCTGCCCAGCAGAAGCAGACCCAAGAAatgatgcagcagcagcagaggcagTGGTCAGAGGATCAGGCCAAGATCGAAAAGAATCAGCAACCCATGATGCAACAACAGCCGAGGCAAATGATGCCGGATCAACAACAGATTCAACAGAATCCCATGATGCAGCAGCAGAGACAGTGGACTGAAGAGCAGGCCAGGATCCAAAAGGAAAGACAGTGGACGGAGGATCAGGCCAAGATCCAGCAGGGTCCCATGGTGATGCAACAGAGACAGTGGACGGAGGAGCAGGCCAGGAGCCAGCAGATGGCTCAACAAGCCCCCATGATGATGCAGCAGAGGCAAATGGAGGCACAACCGAATCCCATGATGATGCAGCAGATGCAACAGAGGCAGTGGACCGAGGATCCCCAAGTTGTGCAACAGATGCAGCAGAGGCATTGGGCAGAGGAGAATGAGCACCCCGGTATTCATCCACAGATGATGATGCAGCAGAGACAGTGGTCCGAGGAACAGGCCAAGATCGAGCAACAAAATGCCATGATGATGCAGCAGATGCAGCAAAGACAGTGGTCCGAGGAGCAGGCAAagattcagcagcagcagcagcaggagaggCAGATGATGAAGCAACGCCAGTGGGCCGAAGAGAATCCCCAGATGatgatgcagcagcagcagcaacagcgaaTGGAGGATCCAGAACAGAACATGCCCAACAACCAGGAGATGGACGAACCCACAGTTGGCGATGCTGGTCCCCAGATGCCGGAGAACGAGGGTATCGCCCGGCACAAAG TGGATTCCCTGGGATTGGGCGGCAACAAGCGCAAGAAGTCCAAGTCCGCAGGCCACACGGTGGTCAACTACTACTATTCCGCTCCGGCTCAGCGTCCGGCCGTCCAGAATTACGGAAGTAGCTATGGAACGAGCTACGGCGGCGGTGGCTACGGATCGAATGCCTATGGGGTGCCCGCCTATCCAGCCAGCTCCGGCTATCAAAGTCAGGGCTACCGGGCAGCCGTGGGTAACGATGAGGTCGATGACATGCTGCGCCGGCACCAAACGATGGCCAGG ACAATAAACCCCCAGCAACCGGGCCAAGTTGGTGGATCGGAGAGCAGCTCTAATCCTCCATTGGCGACGACCCCAGCTCCCCAGGAGCAATCACAATCACCGCAACCGCAAGAGCATCGAGTCCACAAAAGGTTAGCCATTTTCCACAGGTTTGGGCGAGGGTTAGGGGATGGACAGGGTAACTCCACAGCCAAGGGTTGCGGATGCGGCAGGTTGGATTGCCGGTGTGGCAGGAGTTGTCAGTGCGGAAGATCCCGAGGATCCCAAAGATCCCGATGCCAGTGCAAGTTAAATCGCCGGAGCAAGCGGAGCGTCGAGTACGGAACCCTGGAGACCATCGACGAGGGCTCCCTCAACGAACTGCGGCGGGAATACAAGCTGGGCCTCAAGGAGATCACCCTGAGTCCCGACGAAGATCCCGCCGAGGCCCTGATGCGCTACAATGCGGCCTCCATTCGCGAGGCTCTGGAGAGGGCCAGCATGGAGCCGCTGGAGATCGGTGGCGATCAGTACGAGGAggggcaggagcagcaggagcccgtgcagcaggaggaggtggagcaaGTGCAGCATGATAGCCAGTATAATCACCGGGACTTTGTGCGCCTGACCACTTCCACGGCAGCTCCCACGATGTCGACGACGAGCAGCACAGAGGCCACCACCACTTCGGGAGGCAGGGACTCCACTTCAGAAGCTACTCCCTCAACCACCACCGAAAGTGGTGGTCCCAAGGACGAGGACAGCGAGATGCAGCAGGATTCGGTGGCCCACGAGAGCTCCCACGTGACCAAGTCGATATcgaagcaggagcaggagatcCACCACCTGCACACCATTGTGGATGAGCTGAAGGTCGAGCTCATCAAGCTGAACCTCAGATGCAGCCAGATCATATCGAACAATGTGACCAAGGAGGAGCCACCCAAAGAGGAGGAGAAGCAGGAGCAAACCACAGTGGAGCAGGAGGAAGAgcaggaagaggaggaggagggcacCTCCACTAccacctccacctccgcctgcaccaccaccacgacCACAGAGACGCCACCGCCCAAGGCTGAGCCCAAATCCAATGCAATCTATGGCCCGTCCAATAAGCTGGACTACGAAGACGACACCAATTGGCAGCGCATTCTGGCCAACCGGGGCTACGACACGGATTACCTGACCAAAAGCCACGAGGCCCAGTTCTCCCAGGGTCAGAATCTCGAGATGACGAAGCCCTGCAATTACGAGAACAACGCGAGTCAGGAGTACTCCCCCTATCCGGAGTTCCAGGCGGATGAACCAACGAACGCCGATACGGAGGGCAAGGCCAAGAGGGCCCTGAGTGTGAAGCAGCAGGCGCAGCTCCTGAATGCGGCCCTAAACGATAGTGGTGGCTCCGATTCTAGTGATGCCTCCCCCACCACACCCACTCCCTACGCGATGAGGGGAAAGTTTGTGCGCAGGAGGAGCACGGCGAGAAGGATTCCCAGCCCGAGGATCACGAAAGAAACTAACGATGGCTGGGTGAGGTCCACTCGCCAGGTGAGAACCCCCCAGCGACCCAAAAAGAAGGTCACCACCAGCTCACAGGTCACCACACAGGCCACCGTGAGCAGCACCAAGCTGGACAGTTTGGTGGATGTGCTCAAGGATCTGTTGCGCCTGCAAATTCAGAGGGAGAAAAAGTCCAGCCTCCTGAGGTCCCAGAGTAACCCCTCGAAAACCCCAACCACCAAATCCATTAAACCCATCAAAGTCATCAAGCGAAAGAGGTTGCGCAGAAGGCAACACAAACCCATGGCCACCACCATTAGAAGCTCCATCCAACCTAAAGCATAA
- the dec gene encoding defective chorion protein, FC125 isoform isoform X2: MRLHSLLPLLALLAVQAVAQSDTITAEDPPKDAGSKTNSSTETRLRYPSNDEILGQMPPISPIRTGNPQMDAFYMMFPALGSLLRWGSLFPAYSILGAIPDGLQPTAAASKVVLVLAEDATAKTRVARQNPAVPNPFPLLTNWPSLPQEFQIPNMDFAPQVGAFLAQMPQMPAMPALLGAAAPNPAPVAPAPAAPAAASPAAPDAPPAPAAASPETTFQQSLLGQMQSIMNPANFDATTLLGQGIPALAPIPANMDFVSQMQKQFFPQMSSPASVAQASDISEVRVRPEMAQLAQQKIKATLEKEQEKQEDQEQVPLLWFRMPSGGEGQDATEEKTLEDLRVEAKLRAFERQVIAELKMLQKIELLAKQMRSNAAQSGDPSYRISYPLSRTPVHKITRADIEQALRDDYVRRLVNKEAQRKARNSGAGGQKRQAKAQDQQQLSKEDIVQIMAYAYRMANEQMEGEKGKQDKMYAAYRTGENQAAQQKQTQEMMQQQQRQWSEDQAKIEKNQQPMMQQQPRQMMPDQQQIQQNPMMQQQRQWTEEQARIQKERQWTEDQAKIQQGPMVMQQRQWTEEQARSQQMAQQAPMMMQQRQMEAQPNPMMMQQMQQRQWTEDPQVVQQMQQRHWAEENEHPGIHPQMMMQQRQWSEEQAKIEQQNAMMMQQMQQRQWSEEQAKIQQQQQQERQMMKQRQWAEENPQMMMQQQQQQRMEDPEQNMPNNQEMDEPTVGDAGPQMPENEGIARHKVDSLGLGGNKRKKSKSAGHTVVNYYYSAPAQRPAVQNYGSSYGTSYGGGGYGSNAYGVPAYPASSGYQSQGYRAAVGNDEVDDMLRRHQTMARTINPQQPGQVGGSESSSNPPLATTPAPQEQSQSPQPQEHRVHKSSSSAPSEIENENAPSSDPDPQVGSIYTYGEGLLHPFMGLLPVDRPEDPWHQRPYDLHHPLYEGGGSYAAYLKDGRRRRDTHIMGQASSSPSGILTPGMLERLLRIKIDFQRRFPHLYKGMLNHHTNLTRVEVQPPVLGKISKPKAKPKSRDESEEPVFELGAAERSLFEEEEEANDPLEKEPQTEAEEEEDDREAEEPKESSETRHNNDIDYFSFDGDDVDD, from the exons ATGAGATTGCACAGCCTGCTGCCGCTCCTGGCGCTCCTTGCCGTCCAGGCGGTTGCCCAAAGTGATACGATCACCGCGGAAGATCCACCCAAGGATGCCGGTTCGAAGACCAATTCCTCCACGGAAACCAGACTGAGGTATCCCTCCAACGATGAG ATCCTCGGCCAGATGCCTCCCATCTCGCCCATCCGCACTGGCAATCCCCAGATGGACGCCTTCTACATGATGTTCCCGGCTCTGGGCAGCCTCCTCCGTTGGGGCAGCCTCTTCCCGGCCTACTCCATCCTGGGCGCCATTCCCGATGGCCTGCAGCCCACGGCGGCGGCCTCCAAGGTGGTGCTCGTCCTGGCCGAGGATGCCACGGCCAAGACGCGAGTGGCTCGTCAGAATCCTGCTGTACCGAATCCTTTTCCCCTGCTGACGAACTGGCCTAGTCTGCCGCAGGAGTTCCAAATACCCAACATGGACTTTGCACCTCAAGTGGGCGCCTTTTTGGCCCAAATGCCGCAGATGCCGGCGATGCCTGCCCTCCTGGGTGCCGCTGCTCCAAATCCTGCTCCCGTTGCTCCAGCTCCAGCTGCTCCGGCAGCAGCTTCTCCAGCTGCTCCAGATGCTCCACCAGCTCCGGCAGCCGCATCTCCAGAAACTACCTTCCAACAATCGCTGCTTGGTCAAATGCAAAGCATCATGAATCCGGCCAACTTTGATGCCACCACTCTACTGGGTCAGGGAATACCTGCATTGGCTCCAATCCCTGCCAACATGGACTTTGTTTCCCAAATGCAGAAGCAATTCTTCCCACAAATGTCTTCACCTGCTTCCGTTGCCCAGGCCTCCGACATTTCCGAGGTGCGAGTGCGTCCCGAGATGGCTCAGTTGGCCCAGCAGAAGATCAAGGCGACACTGGAGAAGGAGCAAGAGAAGCAGGAGGATCAGGAGCAGGTGCCACTCCTCTGGTTCCGAATGCCCAGCGGCGGCGAGGGTCAGGATGCGACGGAGGAGAAGACACTGGAGGATCTGCGGGTGGAGGCCAAGCTGCGGGCCTTCGAGCGCCAGGTGATAGCCGAGCTGAAGATGCTGCAGAAGATCGAGCTGCTGGCCAAGCAGATGCGTTCGAATGCCGCCCAGTCGGGAGATCCCAGCTACAGGATCAGCTATCCGCTGAGTCGCACGCCCGTTCACAAGATCACACGTGCGGATATCGAGCAGGCTCTGCGGGATGACTACGTGCGGCGATTGGTCAACAAGGAGGCCCAACGCAAGGCCAGGAACTCGGGAGCCGGTGGCCAGAAGCGACAGGCCAAGGCCCAGGATCAGCAGCAGCTGTCCAAGGAGGACATTGTCCAGATCATGGCCTATGCCTATCGCATGGCCAACGAGCAGATGGAGGGTGAGAAGGGCAAGCAGGACAAGATGTACGCGGCCTACAGGACGGGCGAGAATCAGGCTGCCCAGCAGAAGCAGACCCAAGAAatgatgcagcagcagcagaggcagTGGTCAGAGGATCAGGCCAAGATCGAAAAGAATCAGCAACCCATGATGCAACAACAGCCGAGGCAAATGATGCCGGATCAACAACAGATTCAACAGAATCCCATGATGCAGCAGCAGAGACAGTGGACTGAAGAGCAGGCCAGGATCCAAAAGGAAAGACAGTGGACGGAGGATCAGGCCAAGATCCAGCAGGGTCCCATGGTGATGCAACAGAGACAGTGGACGGAGGAGCAGGCCAGGAGCCAGCAGATGGCTCAACAAGCCCCCATGATGATGCAGCAGAGGCAAATGGAGGCACAACCGAATCCCATGATGATGCAGCAGATGCAACAGAGGCAGTGGACCGAGGATCCCCAAGTTGTGCAACAGATGCAGCAGAGGCATTGGGCAGAGGAGAATGAGCACCCCGGTATTCATCCACAGATGATGATGCAGCAGAGACAGTGGTCCGAGGAACAGGCCAAGATCGAGCAACAAAATGCCATGATGATGCAGCAGATGCAGCAAAGACAGTGGTCCGAGGAGCAGGCAAagattcagcagcagcagcagcaggagaggCAGATGATGAAGCAACGCCAGTGGGCCGAAGAGAATCCCCAGATGatgatgcagcagcagcagcaacagcgaaTGGAGGATCCAGAACAGAACATGCCCAACAACCAGGAGATGGACGAACCCACAGTTGGCGATGCTGGTCCCCAGATGCCGGAGAACGAGGGTATCGCCCGGCACAAAG TGGATTCCCTGGGATTGGGCGGCAACAAGCGCAAGAAGTCCAAGTCCGCAGGCCACACGGTGGTCAACTACTACTATTCCGCTCCGGCTCAGCGTCCGGCCGTCCAGAATTACGGAAGTAGCTATGGAACGAGCTACGGCGGCGGTGGCTACGGATCGAATGCCTATGGGGTGCCCGCCTATCCAGCCAGCTCCGGCTATCAAAGTCAGGGCTACCGGGCAGCCGTGGGTAACGATGAGGTCGATGACATGCTGCGCCGGCACCAAACGATGGCCAGG ACAATAAACCCCCAGCAACCGGGCCAAGTTGGTGGATCGGAGAGCAGCTCTAATCCTCCATTGGCGACGACCCCAGCTCCCCAGGAGCAATCACAATCACCGCAACCGCAAGAGCATCGAGTCCACAAAAG TTCATCATCAGCACCATCAGaaatcgaaaacgaaaacgcaCCATCATCCGATCCCGACCCCCAAGTGGGTTCCATTTACACCTACGGCGAGGGACTGCTGCATCCGTTCATGGGTCTGCTGCCGGTGGACAGACCCGAGGATCCCTGGCACCAGAGACCCTACGATCTGCACCATCCCCTCTACGAGGGCGGCGGGAGCTATGCTGCCTACCTGAAGGACGGTCGTCGGCGCAGGGATACGCACATCATGGGTCAGGCATCCTCCTCGCCGTCGGGCATCCTAACTCCTGGGATGTTGGAGAGACTTCTACGGATTAAAATCGACTTCCAGCGTCGCTTTCCGCATCTCTACAAGGGCATGCTGAATCACCATACGAATCTCACCCGGGTGGAGGTACAGCCTCCGGTTCTGGGCAAGATATCCAAACCGAAAGCGAAACCAAAGTCCAGGGATGAGAGTGAAGAACCTGTCTTCGAACTGGGAGCCGCCGAGCGCAGCCTgttcgaggaggaggaggaggccaacGACCCGCTGGAGAAGGAACCCCAAACGGaagccgaggaggaggaggatgaccGGGAGGCAGAGGAGCCCAAGGAGAGCAGTGAAACCAGGCATAACAACGATATAGACTACTTCAGTTTCGACGGCGATGATGTTGATGACTag
- the Ir7b gene encoding uncharacterized protein Ir7b: MKYWLYLLFCCSLVTGILGSISDKDLAEALTQVVVNSEMGHLKTLYIYTHISSQSTEGHLEELLDQLLITLPPTLQARRLFLQQSMDYKPYVHVVLALVDDLQALKAIYKRIRATQDLSYTLIYMSLPTDAYGEQIQLVLQLLWRLSVLNVGVVLRPPGGQLLLVSYFPFSASHGCQVIAANVVNRYQVERGHWASQDYFPPKLGNFYGCLLTCATWEDMPYLVWRRDGSGSFVGIEGALLQFMADNLNFSVGLYWMNKEEVLATFDESGRIFDEIFGHHADFSLGGFHFKPSAGSEIPYSQSTYYFMSHIMLVTNLQSAYSAYEKLAFPFAPLLWRAIGLVLILACLLLVAVKHCWRGLELPRNPYYELFVLTMGGNVEDRCLPRRISGRLVLLTWLMATLVLRSGYQSGMYQLLRQDTQRNPPQTINEVLAQRFTIQLAEVNEARIVASLPELRPEQLVHLEGSELQSFPALAQLSGSSARVAILTPYEYFGYFRKVHPMSRRLHLVRERIYTQQLAFYVRRHSHLVGVLNQQIHYAHSHGFLEHWTRQYVSAVDEADESVARIASTSYSTLDGIDGDPRLTEAEEQQVAPVRQNVLSMRELAALFWLVLWANLGALVVFVLELLLPRMKLRRRIAKISRTKEESTCAQKNVTRMRIK, from the exons ATGAAGTACTGGTTGTATTTACTTTTCTGTTGCTCTTTGGTGACCGGAATTCTGGGATCCATTTCGGATAAGGACCTGGCAGAAGCCCTAACTCAAGTGGTGGTCAATTCGGAGATGGGTCACCTAAAGACCCTGTACATTTACACCCACATAAGTTCGCAATCGACGGAAGGCCATTTGGAGGAGCTGCTCGACCAGCTGCTGATTACTCTGCCACCCACTTTGCAGGCTCGTAGGTTGTTCCTTCAGCAGTCTATGGATTACAAACCCTATGTGCATGTCGTGCTCGCTTTGGTCGATGATCTTCAGGCTTTAAAGGCGATTTATAAACGCATTCGAGCCACCCAGGATCTGTCGTACACCCTGATATACATGTCCCTGCCCACGGATGCGTATGGTGAGCAGATCCAGTTGGTCCTCCAACTGTTGTGGCGTCTCAGTGTGCTGAATGTGGGGGTGGTACTCCGCCCCCCGGGTGGCCAACTCCTCCTGGTCAGCTACTTTCCGTTCAGTGCCTCCCACGGGTGCCAAGTGATCGCGGCCAATGTGGTGAATCGGTATCAAGTGGAGCGTGGCCATTGGGCTAGCCAGGATTACTTTCCCCCCAAGCTGGGCAACTTCTATGGTTGTCTCTTAACCTGCGCCACCTGGGAGGACATGCCCTATTTGGTCTGGCGTCGCGATGGCAGCGGATCCTTCGTGGGCATCGAGGGGGCTCTGCTGCAGTTCATGGCCGACAACCTGAACTTCAGCGTGGGTCTCTACTGGATGAACAAGGAGGAGGTGCTGGCCACTTTCGACGAGTCGGGCAGGATATTCGATGAG ATCTTTGGCCACCATGCGGACTTCTCGCTGGGCGGCTTCCATTTCAAGCCGAGCGCCGGAAGTGAGATTCCCTACTCGCAGTCCACCTACTACTTCATGAGCCACATCATGCTGGTCACGAACCTGCAGAGTGCCTACTCCGCCTACGAGAAGCTGGCCTTTCCCTTCGCCCCTCTCCTGTGGCGAGCCATTGGCCTGGTCCTGATCCTGGCCTGCCTGCTCCTCGTCGCGGTGAAGCATTGCTGGCGTGGCCTCGAGTTGCCCAGGAATCCCTACTACGAGCTCTTTGTCCTGACCATGGGCGGCAATGTGGAGGATCGTTGCCTGCCACGCAGGATTTCCGGGCGTTTGGTGCTGCTCACCTGGCTGATGGCCACTTTGGTCCTGCGGAGTGGCTACCAGTCGGGGATGTACCAGCTGCTGCGGCAGGACACCCAGCGGAATCCGCCGCAAACTATTAACGAGGTGCTGGCCCAGCGCTTCACCATCCAGCTGGCGGAGGTGAATGAAGCGAGGATTGTGGCCAGCCTGCCGGAGTTGCGACCCGAGCAGCTGGTTCACCTGGAGGGCAGTGAGCTGCAATCCTTTCCAGCCCTGGCCCAGCTCAGCGGCTCCTCCGCCCGCGTGGCCATCCTTACTCCGTACGAGTACTTTGGCTACTTCCGGAAGGTGCATCCGATGAGCCGGCGATTGCATTTGGTGCGCGAACGCATCTACACCCAACAGCTGGCCTTCTATGTGCGGCGTCACTCGCATCTGGTGGGTGTGCTGAACCAGCAGATCCACTATGCCCACTCGCATGGCTTCCTGGAGCACTGGACGCGCCAGTATGTGAGTGCCGTGGACGAGGCTGACGAGAGTGTGGCCCGGATTGCCTCCACTTCGTATAGCACCCTGGACGGGATCGATGGCGATCCCCGGCTGacggaggcggaggagcagcaggtggCCCCCGTGCGCCAGAATGTGCTCTCCATGCGGGAGCTGGCCGCTCTCTTCTGGCTCGTTCTCTGGGCAAATCTGGGAGCGCTGGTGGTCTTCGTCCTGGAACTGCTGCTGCCCAGGATGAAACTTAGGAGAAGGATTGCAAAAATATCGCGAACCAAAGAAGAATCGACGTGTGCCCAAAAAAATGTGACACGCATGCGAATAAAGTAA